The genomic interval TGCCAGCCCGAACCCTCAGACAGGCTCACCTCTGCTGGGACCTCCAATCATACCTTATGGAGCTGCGAGTGCCACGGGCACGCCGTCTGCTGCTCCGGGGACGCCTCCTGCAGCCGCCAAAAAGCAATACCGGTATTCTTCTCTGCTTGATCCAGAGCCGACCTCTCCGAAACCCGCGACCTCGGAACGCCGGGCCGTAAGCGAGGCCCGAAAAGTGCCTCCACTTCAAACGACATCTGCTGGCGGATTATCTGGAGCAATCAACTTTTCCAAACCCGTGTCACCGGCAAGCCAACATGCACAACAGGGCGTGGGGTTTGGTAGAGCACAGGCCTCACAGTCGTCTACGGCCCAACCACCGCCGTCGCTGCCACCAAAGGTCCCCGTAACATCAACCCACAACCCCTACTCGGGGACTCCGGAGCTGAAACAGGCGTCGTTTGGTTATCAGGCCAGTCAGTTTGCAAGCCCAGCTGCCGCTCCTTATGCTACTAACGGAACGTCACCAAAACAGCATGACTCGACCAGCCGCAACTACAGCGCTTCTTCTCGACCACCGGTGCCCAACACGTCTTATTCGACACCAGTAGCACCTTCGACACCTAAGAATAATGGACCTGGCGGAAATGTACCTGGGGGAAGTGCCCATGGAAGCACGTCCGCAAGCTCGCAACAGAGCCCTCCCTACCCAGTCCCCGCAAACACGTCGTCATACGGATCAGCATCGAATACGACACGACAACCCTCGGCCGCCTCGACCACAACCTCTTCCAGCAAGTCTACCCTGCCATACCCAGTTCCTACTCCTGCTGCAACAAAACCCACGCCGCAAACTCCTCCCGTTCAGAGTGCGTACAAGTTTGATAGCCCTCAAGTCGAGGTCAAGCCCGTGGCCAAACCAGCAGTGTCTAAACCGGCTATGCCACCTATTCCCAAAACTACCATTAACACGTGCCCCCCTGCCATGCCTCCTGTTCCCAAGACCAACATTCAAAAGCCAATACCCACACCTGCACCAGTAGCTCCTGCTGTCACAAAGGCACCTGTACCAGCCCCTGCTTCTGCGCCcactcctgctgctgcaccCATCTACCAGCCGTCGCACCATCTGcctcctcggtctcctTCCCCGGACTCGGACTACCAGCACTCGCCTCCCCGACGAACGCTGCGAGTCGTGAACgacttttcttcttctaGTGACGAAGATGAACCCACACCGGCAAAAGCTGCTCCCCCTGTGCCTACGGTCACCAAGACCCCCGCTGGACCTCGAGAGTACCCTCTGACGAACCGCATGTCTCACCTGGAGATCAATGATGGCAACCATCTGGACCCTTTTACACCAGCAGCGCCTCTGAGAATCCACAAGAAGAGCAATTCGTCGACTTCCAACCCGTCGTTCGACTTTGCAACCCGTGAGTCGTTTTACGCCACGCCTTCTGGCTCTACAGATGACATTTCCCAGGAGTACGTGACCAACGAGTCGTACCTTAATAGTCAGAGAGGAGGCGTTGATAACAACAACAGATCTATGAGTTCCATGTTTACCGGCAACCATAGCTACGACAGCGGGAGCAGTCATAGCACACGTCCCATGAGCGGAGAGGATCTGCTAGCGGAACATCATCTGCAACCTCAGTACACACACGAATCAGCGATTGATCCCTTTGATCCTTCGTTTGATCCTCACAACCCAGCATACGAGCCTAGAACTTCTTACGAGCATCCCGAACCTCCTTCACCCCAAACCCCTGCGATCCCTGAAGGGGTTGCTTTCGACGGATCTGCatttggaggaggagctgtcaTTGGTGGTTCTGTTGCTCCCGTTCTCTTGGATCCCTCAATTAATATCCCAGATCCTACAGAGTATGGTGCTTTTGATGTGGGCGCTCCATTGGTACCTTCAGTCACCAATATGAGTACTGGAACCGCCACAAGCATGCCAGGATTACAGGGCGCACCGAGCATCATCTCGACCACTTCCCAGGTGTCTCAAAAGGGCAGAATTTCCAACTCCGACTATCCTGCTTTGGGTGTCGAGTCTCAGTATGTCCGTGCGTTGAGAAAACGAACAGCCTCAGCATGGTGTGAAGTGCCCTCCAAGGTCTGGGGTCTTCCCCTGGGTATCTCGGACAAGGCTGGAAAGAagttcaacaagaacatgGACATGCGATATGCAGCTGGCCTCAAGAGGACCATGGACATTCGTCACTCCCA from Yarrowia lipolytica chromosome 1F, complete sequence carries:
- a CDS encoding uncharacterized protein (Compare to YALI0F19096g, no similarity), with the protein product MSHGAGGYINGVVSDNKTPSPSQPPVHVPKRKPVHRKPVGVDSNSTTPSASPNPQTGSPLLGPPIIPYGAASATGTPSAAPGTPPAAAKKQYRYSSLLDPEPTSPKPATSERRAVSEARKVPPLQTTSAGGLSGAINFSKPVSPASQHAQQGVGFGRAQASQSSTAQPPPSLPPKVPVTSTHNPYSGTPELKQASFGYQASQFASPAAAPYATNGTSPKQHDSTSRNYSASSRPPVPNTSYSTPVAPSTPKNNGPGGNVPGGSAHGSTSASSQQSPPYPVPANTSSYGSASNTTRQPSAASTTTSSSKSTLPYPVPTPAATKPTPQTPPVQSAYKFDSPQVEVKPVAKPAVSKPAMPPIPKTTINTCPPAMPPVPKTNIQKPIPTPAPVAPAVTKAPVPAPASAPTPAAAPIYQPSHHLPPRSPSPDSDYQHSPPRRTLRVVNDFSSSSDEDEPTPAKAAPPVPTVTKTPAGPREYPLTNRMSHLEINDGNHLDPFTPAAPLRIHKKSNSSTSNPSFDFATRESFYATPSGSTDDISQEYVTNESYLNSQRGGVDNNNRSMSSMFTGNHSYDSGSSHSTRPMSGEDLLAEHHLQPQYTHESAIDPFDPSFDPHNPAYEPRTSYEHPEPPSPQTPAIPEGVAFDGSAFGGGAVIGGSVAPVLLDPSINIPDPTEYGAFDVGAPLVPSVTNMSTGTATSMPGLQGAPSIISTTSQVSQKGRISNSDYPALGVESQYVRALRKRTASAWCEVPSKVWGLPLGISDKAGKKFNKNMDMRYAAGLKRTMDIRHSHLKPRLLASEVDDDDGKRSSSHTDMPSSMHAPSIHSMSRFDNRSIISHDDDVDGRSSVSLVSAPQESTPPPAVPASRGRAASDSSQESVQEVRRIHLFVANPDSD